In Gadus macrocephalus chromosome 11, ASM3116895v1, a single genomic region encodes these proteins:
- the LOC132467881 gene encoding LOW QUALITY PROTEIN: protein-lysine 6-oxidase-like (The sequence of the model RefSeq protein was modified relative to this genomic sequence to represent the inferred CDS: deleted 1 base in 1 codon), which yields MKEFSLRALPWLVTRLCFLRAALDPGAGQDGSRAAGAPQRGLTWRHNGQVHRILSHGSQYRPSARRPPGSGPWRDDLVFLSNETQSSGPPAAPRVPAVSSSAQLRAARQNRPSGTESTGEPVPVRPVDGMVGDDPYNNPYKAANYHPYYNYHNSYYRPGTRWRPGYGTRYHQHGLPDLVPDPYLIQASSYIQRLPVYSLRCAAEESCLASSAQQARDFETRVLLRFPQRVKNQGTADFLPSKPRYTWEWHSCHRHFHSMDAFSHYELLAGGAGLRVAAGHKASFCLEDTSWDPGHHRRYACTSHTQGLSPGCYDTYNADIDCQWIDVTDVLPGKYVLKVTVNPTQSVSESDYSNNVARCDVTYSGTAVEMSDCRLAS from the exons ATGAAGGAGTTCTCCCTCCGCGCGCTCCCTTGGCTGGTGACGCGCTTGTGTTTCCTTCGCGCGGCTCTGGACCCCGGCGCGGGTCAGGATGGATCGCGGGCTGCAGGTGCGCCGCAGCGGGGATTGACTTGGCGCCATAACGGACAGGTTCACCGGATCCTCAGTCACGGTTCTCAGTACCGACCATCTGCGCGGCGTCCTCCCGGTTCAGGCCCGTGGCGGGATGACCTGGTGTTCCTCAGCAACGAGACGCAGTCCTCCGGGCCGCCCGCCGCACCTCGGGTTCCCGCGGTCAGCAGCTCTGCGCAATTACGCGCCGCGCGTCAAAACCGGCCTAGTGGAACAGAGAGCACCGGAGAGCCGGTCCCGGTGCGGCCGGTGGACGGGATGGTCGGGGACGACCCTTACAACAATCCGTACAAAGCGGCAAACTACCACCCCTACTATAACTACCACAACTCCTACTACCGGCCCGGAACCCGATGGAGGCCCGGGTACGGCACCCGCTACCACCAACACG GGCTTCCTGACCTGGTCCCTGACCCCTACCTCATCCAGGCCTCCAGCTACATCCAGAGGCTGCCCGTCTACAGCCTCCGCTGCGCCGCGGAGGAGAGCTGCCTCGCCAG TTCGGCTCAGCAGGCGAGGGACTTTGAGACCCGGGTTCTGCTGAGGTTCCCTCAGCGCGTGAAGAACCAGGGAACGGCCGACTTCCTGCCCAGCAAGCCTCGCTACACCTGGGAGTGGCACAGCTGTCACCG CCACTTCCACAGCATGGATGCCTTCAGTCACTACGAGCTGCTGGCC gggggggcggggctgcgcGTGGCCGCCGGCCACAAGGCCAGCTTCTGTCTGGAGGACACGTCATGG GACCCCGGACACCACCGACGCTACGCCTGCACctctcacacacag GGCCTGAGTCCCGGTTGCTATGATACGTACAACGCTGACATCGACTGCCAGTGGATCGACGTTACGGACGTTTTACCCGGGAAATACGTCCTGAAG GTGACGGTGAACCCGACTCAGAGTGTCTCGGAGTCCGACTACAGCAACAACGTGGCACGCTGTGACGTGACCTACAGCGGGACGGCCGTAGAGATGTCTGACTGTAGACTGGCCTCGTAA